One Hippoglossus hippoglossus isolate fHipHip1 chromosome 5, fHipHip1.pri, whole genome shotgun sequence genomic window carries:
- the LOC117761589 gene encoding potassium voltage-gated channel subfamily A member 3 gives MDERTSGAIQSPSSAGTRGHSASDSRGYASVEKGVMTVENMLEESAVHPVPHLTVDRYERGRQGCCERVVVNISGLRFETQLKTFNQFPDTLLGDPRKRMRYFDPLRNEYFFDRNRPSFDAILYFYQSGGRIRRPVNVPIDIFSEEIRFYQLGEETMDKFREDEGFIKEDERILPKNEFQKQVWLLFEYPESSGPARGIAIVSVLVILISIVIFCMETLPEFRDEKDRATVAPTVNGTAPYVPSPFTDPFFVIETLCIIWFSFELLVRFFSCPSKATFSKNIMNIIDIVAIIPYFITLGTELAEQQTNSGQQAMSLAILRVIRLVRVFRIFKLSRHSKGLQILGQTLKASMRELGLLIFFLFIGVILFSSAVYFAEADDPSSSFTSIPDAFWWAVVTMTTVGYGDMHPVTIGGKIVGSLCAIAGVLTIALPVPVIVSNFNYFYHRETDGEEMPQYNTVSCEHLPVEELRRSCISSSLSKSEYMVIEEGIKQPNLSTENKQNCMNIKKIFTDV, from the coding sequence ATGGATGAGAGGACCTCTGGAGCGATCCAGTCGCCCTCGTCTGCCGGGACCAGGGGCCACAGTGCGTCCGACAGCCGGGGTTATGCCTCAGTGGAGAAGGGCGTCATGACGGTGGAGAACATGCTGGAGGAGTCCGCCGTGCACCCGGTGCCTCACCTGACCGTGGATCGATACGAGCGCGGCCGCCAGGGATGCTGCGAGAGGGTGGTGGTCAACATCTCGGGTTTACGCTTCGAGACGCAACTTAAAACTTTCAACCAGTTCCCAGACACGCTGCTGGGGGACCCGAGGAAGAGGATGCGCTACTTTGACCCACTGAGGAATGAGTACTTCTTCGACAGGAACAGACCCAGCTTTGATGCCATCCTGTACTTCTACCAGTCAGGGGGGCGCATACGGAGACCTGTCAACGTGCCCATTGATATTTTCTCCGAGGAGATCAGGTTTTATCAGCTGGGGGAGGAGACCATGGATAAATTCAGGGAGGATGAAGGGTTTATAAAAGAAGACGAGCGCATTTTGCCCAAAAATGAATTCCAAAAGCAGGTTTGGCTTTTGTTTGAGTATCCTGAAAGCTCGGGGCCGGCCAGAGGGATCGCCATCGTCTCAGTGCTCGTTATTCTGATTTCTATCGTCATCTTCTGCATGGAGACTCTCCCGGAATTTCGGGATGAGAAGGATCGAGCCACAGTGGCACCCACGGTCAATGGCACAGCACCCTACGTGCCAAGCCCGTTCACAGACCCCTTCTTTGTGATAGAGACCCTGTGCATCATCTGGTTCTCCTTCGAGTTGCTGGTGAGATTCTTCTCCTGTCCCAGCAAAGCTACCTTCTCCAAAAACATCATGAACATCATTGACATCGTCGCCATAATCCCCTACTTTATCACCCTGGGGACGGAGCTGGCCGAGCAGCAAACCAACAGCGGCCAGCAGGCGATGTCCCTCGCCATCCTGAGGGTCATCCGACTGGTGCGGGTCTTTCGCATCTTCAAGCTGTCCCGACACTCCAAGGGACTTCAGATTCTGGGTCAGACTCTCAAAGCCAGCATGAGGGAGCTCGGCTTGTtgatctttttccttttcatcgGAGTTATCCTCTTCTCCAGCGCGGTTTACTTCGCAGAAGCGGACGACCCCTCGTCCAGCTTCACCAGCATCCCGGACGCGTTCTGGTGGGCAGTGGTCACCATGACCACGGTGGGATACGGGGACATGCATCCGGTGACCATCGGTGGGAAGATAGTGGGGTCTCTGTGCGCAATAGCGGGCGTGCTGACCATTGCCTTACCCGTGCCCGTGATTGTGTCCAACTTCAACTACTTTTACCACCGGGAGACGGACGGAGAGGAGATGCCACAATACAACACTGTCAGCTGCGAGCACCTCCCcgtggaggagctgaggaggtcGTGCATCTCCTCGTCCCTCAGCAAGTCCGAGTACATGGTGATAGAGGAGGGCATCAAACAGCCCAACCTCAGCACCGAGAACAAGCAGAACTGCATGAACATCAAAAAGATCTTCACGGACGTGTAA